DNA from Daucus carota subsp. sativus chromosome 1, DH1 v3.0, whole genome shotgun sequence:
CATTCTTAAAGGTTATCATCCTGAAATGCTCATCAAGCCAAAGCTTGAGTTTTTGCTCTCTATGGACTTATCTCGAGCAGAGGTAATCGCCATTGTCACCAAATGCCCGCCTATTCTCCATAGAAGTCTGAATAACCGAATAAAGCCCACTTTCAACCTGCTCAGTTCACTGATTGGTAGCCGGGATACACTTGTTCTTCTTAAACATAATCCACACATTCTTACCGCCTACAGAATACAAGATTTATCGTTTAATTTTGAGTTTCTTTGCGAACTTGGCGTGCCCCGTTTCCAGATTGTGAAATATTTAGCAGGTCCTTTTCCAGTTTTAGGTAAACCACATGACAAATTGCGCAGTGTGGCACTGAAGGTTAAAGGCATGGGTTTTGATCTTTCATCTGGGTATTTTTTCGATGCTGTTGTTGCATTGTGTCATGTCACTGACTCAACTTGGGAAGCTAGATGTGTGTTGTTTAGAAGCTTTGGTTTCTCCAATCATGAGATAGATTTAATGCTCAGAAAACTACCAAGGATCATGTGTTACAGTGAGAAGAAGATCAGTGAAAGTGTGCAGTTCGTTGTGAATAAGTTACAGTGGACACCGTCCAGGTTGTCATGTCATCCAGCTATTCTTTCCTATAGCTTACAGAAGAGAACTATTCCAAGGTGTTCAGTTCTGCAAGTTTTGGTCTCGAAAAACATTACTAGAGAGAGTTACAGGCTATCAACGATACTGTCTTTGACGCAAAGAAAGTTTTTAATGGAATATGTAAATGCACATATGGACAAAGTTCCTGAGGTAATGGAGGCATACCAAGGGAAGTTGAGGTTTGATGAATACACTTTTAAACAGAAGGGACAATAAAGTTTGAAGTCAACATGATCTCTCTTTAGCATCAGTTATGTTATGGAATAGGCAGGAATAGAGAAAACTTACGAGTAAAACTCGTAACTACTAAGgtgtgttttaacttttaaggtgTCAGATATTAGAAGTCACAACAGCTTCATATTTCAGATGACCGAAGGAAACTTCTTTGATTGCTAGATGTGTGTTATGGTGAGTGGAATTAAATGAATGCAATTTCAAATCAGAAGGAGATATTAGTTTTAAAGCCTGGTTGATTTTGCACCACTTAAATGATAGGATACTTTGTTACCATTTTCGTTAATCTCTAGATGCTTAACGATAAGCTCTTTCGGATTTTGTTGTCGCGTGTTGTTCTCACTAAAACATtctattatttgatttttaattaaacttAGCAGTATAAGTATATTTATTCTGGGTGCTTCCACAGTTGTAATTACAGATACAAATCAATAAAAGAATGGAGGGAGTggtaatattaatttatagagcAAGAAATTGGGAGATCATTTATGTATACCATTTGAGAGCATGGGAACTGTTTATTACCATGATTATTTGCCGAAATCAACTTGCTACTTGTATATCTGTGTAAAACTTTGGGATCGTAGAATAGCCTTACATTTGATTAGACGCCTTTGTGATCATCAGGCACTGCTTGGATGTTTTATCCAGTCGGATGGTCACTCCTTAATTTTGCCATGCAGATGCAATGAAAGTTGATAAATACTTGTTGTGAAAGCTGAACTTGGCTGCATGATCTACTTGTATCTTTTTCCACACAGAGAACGTAAAGAAAACAAAACTGACCAAACCGACTTAAATAATGTGTCACTCAGTTGAACTGATCAAAATGGCTTTACAATCTAGTAAATTCAACCCCTCTATAAAGTATAAAGAATGAAAAACTTTGATATTACATCATCTGCACTACTATTAGTGATAAGTATAATACTGTATTAAGTACACTATCATTAGTATATCTTAGATACCCTTACGGTCGGAAAGCTTGCAGTCAAACTTTTAGCAACCTTAAACAGAATACGGTATTATGTGAAGGCCTGAATAAATGTAAACCGTATTCTGGAATTGTTTAGGTTTGAGTAAATTTAAATTAGGCCCTTTACTTGACTTCTCGTATGCCTTGTAAGTTGTATCACAACAGTATTGTTTGCACAAGTATATCAATAAAAGAGCAGGACTTTTGCAGTGTATTACATTACAAactgcaatttttttaattgactTTTACATTTTATCTATAAGGTCCTTTTTTCAGAAGCTATTTAGCTAAAACCGACCCAAATACAGGTTTACTGACAAGAGACTTGAATCTTAAATTGAAACAGTGCAGAAGAAAACAGGAAAGAAGAAACTGGATTATGATCAAACAGTTTGGCTCAAACTCACAGAAAAACATGAAAGAAACTCAGAGTTCTGCTCAAGTTTTTCCATGTCTTCCACATCTAATGTAACCCATGCTTCAATCCCCTTACTATCACTAGTATCCATTAGAATTGcagaatttatataatttaaacaagTTCCATACCAACTTGGCTTTCCAAATCCAAAATCAGTCTCATAAAATGAAAATCTGCACCAACTGCTAACTGCAAAAGTCCCCATCTCTTCACTTTTATTTGCCACCATTTTTAATCTTTCCTTCATCCCTTTGAAGAAATTACCATTCTCGAAGATCTTCCTTATATATCCATCTTCCATCTTCCTTAAATCGTTTGATACTTTTTTAGTTAAGATTTTACAGTCTGCGATCTTCTCTTCGCCTGCCTCCCATTGTGCTCTTGAAGGCTGGAAAACATTACCTATGCTGTGAGGGGGGATTGCTGGAACCATCCTTTTCCTCAAGTTCACTGTTAGCAAAATTTCGTGCCTTTTGAGCCTTTTCCTACTCGACTGGATGATTGTTGTCCACAAGAAGGCCACGACGGCTTCAACACGAGTTGGGTAATTGACATTATCATGATCATCATCCATGCTGCATTTCTTTCTGAGGTCCTTGATTACTGAATCACTTAAAATGAATCTCTTAGTCACAGTTTTGTGAATTATCTGGTTGTGTTTGGAGGCTCTAGCGCTGAAAGCAAGCGCGATATCTTGTGGAGGGAACAAAGAAGTGCAATCAAACACATAGTTTTTGGGAATATATTCAGTGACATTTCTGTAACATGAGGCATTATTTCTAGCCCATGTTCTGAAGAACGTTGCAGTTGCTGCAGCGTCTGCTATGACATGACGAATGCAAACCCCTATCGCGATTCCACCACACGAgaatctgttaacttgcacagcTAAGAGGGCTACCTGGTCCATGCTCAGCTGATTCTGTGATGAAAGTTGGTGGGGATTGTAGGGAAGTAACATCCGGAGATGATCCAGTTTTGGATGCTCTGTCACAGAAGCCATGTCACAAATCACACGGGATTCCACATATTCAGCACCTTCGTCATTGCATTCAATTAGGTACTGACTCTTTTGCCTGCCAGCAAGAGGATACAATTCTGTTAAGGTCAGTGATAGAGATTCCTTGAGGGTCTGGTACGACGAATTCTTTTGATAAAATTGATCAGTACTTCCGGGGTAAAACAGTACTAGTGGAACATGAAGAGTAGCCGCTAACTGATCAAGAAAAGAGAGCTTGAAACTCTTGAGGCCATCCGGGGTCGGAGAAGAAGGCCTGATTATTTCTCTCGACACTATTTCCACTCTAAGAGCCATGTCAGACACCAACTATGTTCTTGTGGAAGTTGAATGCAACAGACACCCATATCTAATGCACATTTTATATCCCAAGTTGCAGAAATATTATAAGTTTCATCTCTCTGAAGGCGGCTTGATATGCTTAAAGGCAGaagaaataatcaaaataaaaacacaaaatttaCGATTAATTAGTATGCTTGAGTGCTTTGTGGATAACAAAAGCATATAACACATCTGGTGCAGATGTAAATGGACTTAATGCTGCAGAATGTACTTATCGTTAGGATCGAAAAATGCTGATTCCAATTAACCTAGGAAATGGTCCTAGTAAGCCGGCTTTGTGATCTAATCTGATCTGTCAGTACTCTGTTCTtagcaaacatgatatataAAACCACCTTGGCTTTTGTTAATAACATGTTGCTGTATACCGGCCAAAGAAAGATACTGTTAGTCCAAGGATGATTCTGTTTACAAACGGCTTTGAAGCGTTTGTTTTGTTCAACACTTCGCTGCTATTACTGCATCAGTTTATCAATTTCTGGATCCGCCACTGTCTACGTATATGCCTTGTGTTCTCTTATAGTAAAAATTCATATGAGCGGTGTAATTAGCTACCTGTGTCAACTTCACCAAATACCTGCTAAAGCTTACTTATCTGTACTAACATAAGTAATCCTAAAAGCATTTGTTTTTTAAGCCTGCATACACAACTTGATAAATGCAACAACTCATATGTTGTCTTGTGGTGAAAAAATCGTGAATAATTCTGGTGGATTAGTTATGTGATAACCAATACATTTAACTATTGTCATAtcatgtgacaaaaaaaaaaaaaaaaaaactattgcCATACCAAACTCTCAGGCGGAAAAGGCCTTTGAATATTTTTCTACTATTAATATTAGACTATTTTGCACAAGTTGCCTTTGACTTTCATGGTAAAAGGAGTGTGATGTGtaacatttttttgaaatttttggcgATATATACACGAATAACAAGACCTACAAGTGAGTAGTCTTTAACCGATCATGGAGAATGCAGGGCAAGATGTCGAAAGAAATCTACCAGCAGCATCCCAAACTGAGCTGACTCATCAAGTAACCGAACCAATGGGTAGAGATACGCCAACAATATTAATAGAAGAATTAGAGCACATGGGAGTGGTGATGATCAAGTGGCAAATTGCTGGTCTTGCTGTGCTATGTGTGTATCCCCTTGATGGTGCTAGGCACTCTTGTAAATTGCTTGCTCTGTCCGCTTGATTGTGCTATCAATTGTTGTTGCCCCTCTCGAGCTCTACTTGATTTACCTGCATTTAACGCATCGGATCGTGCAATGAGTCAGAGTGATTTTTTCTCTATAAATATTATGTACTTCTCAAGCCCAGTTGATCTTAACACATTAACAAGCTGTGTTTCTCACGATTCTGAGTGATTTTTCCTTCCACCACTTCCATTCATGATAATACGTAATCATTTCTCATAATTGATTTATATTCTAGTAGATAGCATGTTTGAGACTTACTattttcatatatcatattaataatttatataaaaacaatagaaATAAATCTCCAATATCATTAATAAACTAAGCAAtatccaaaaatgatattttaaaatttgcaggaaaattttaaaataaattataaaaataaaatttataggaACATTTGTGTATCATGATACTGAAATGAGATGGAGGGAATAGTTGTTAGGTCATTACATGAGTA
Protein-coding regions in this window:
- the LOC108214276 gene encoding transcription termination factor MTERF2, chloroplastic, with translation MMMMLVYIYKSRLQALTAKHLDLHILKNLCLKTPIFRNYRTKTTTPTNAESSEFKISFLQNEYGLSKKSLIRASECLSFDFSDQRAHSVLQLFRTFGFPRPNINKIISKYPGILKGYHPEMLIKPKLEFLLSMDLSRAEVIAIVTKCPPILHRSLNNRIKPTFNLLSSLIGSRDTLVLLKHNPHILTAYRIQDLSFNFEFLCELGVPRFQIVKYLAGPFPVLGKPHDKLRSVALKVKGMGFDLSSGYFFDAVVALCHVTDSTWEARCVLFRSFGFSNHEIDLMLRKLPRIMCYSEKKISESVQFVVNKLQWTPSRLSCHPAILSYSLQKRTIPRCSVLQVLVSKNITRESYRLSTILSLTQRKFLMEYVNAHMDKVPEVMEAYQGKLRFDEYTFKQKGQ
- the LOC108214266 gene encoding stemmadenine O-acetyltransferase; the encoded protein is MALRVEIVSREIIRPSSPTPDGLKSFKLSFLDQLAATLHVPLVLFYPGSTDQFYQKNSSYQTLKESLSLTLTELYPLAGRQKSQYLIECNDEGAEYVESRVICDMASVTEHPKLDHLRMLLPYNPHQLSSQNQLSMDQVALLAVQVNRFSCGGIAIGVCIRHVIADAAATATFFRTWARNNASCYRNVTEYIPKNYVFDCTSLFPPQDIALAFSARASKHNQIIHKTVTKRFILSDSVIKDLRKKCSMDDDHDNVNYPTRVEAVVAFLWTTIIQSSRKRLKRHEILLTVNLRKRMVPAIPPHSIGNVFQPSRAQWEAGEEKIADCKILTKKVSNDLRKMEDGYIRKIFENGNFFKGMKERLKMVANKSEEMGTFAVSSWCRFSFYETDFGFGKPSWYGTCLNYINSAILMDTSDSKGIEAWVTLDVEDMEKLEQNSEFLSCFSVSLSQTV